In the genome of Populus trichocarpa isolate Nisqually-1 chromosome 6, P.trichocarpa_v4.1, whole genome shotgun sequence, one region contains:
- the LOC7485487 gene encoding probable serine/threonine-protein kinase PIX13 isoform X2 yields MGICCSCISCNPAAGPDPATAPATAPATAPATDPATVPAATPVPELALDPFPDPDIVPTSPGNLTEGDVSSMANNVSGNSWFSIATTNVTTWMSQAKGTIRGKFVPEEVEFSAFQDKIVSELRVFTFKQLKEATFNFRSDMLLGKGGFGSVYKGLLNQKLPIEGIRNLRIAVKKLDSNSKQGLRQWQAEGDKELLIVYEFMEKGSLNYHLFGKRSDRVLPWETRVEIATGMAQALSYLHTMERPVIFRDFKTSNILLNESYIPKLSDFGLAKWGPNDGSQYVTGNVLGTRGYVGPEYKTGGRLYVKSDVYSFGVVLVEMLTGLRAIDKNRPPEKQNLREWTLPILSDRTKLRHIMDPRLQGKYATKQAPEVAKLALRCLNPVPMFRPSMKEVADTLEGLNLHTSHQNKDI; encoded by the exons ATGGGAATTTGCTGCAGTTGCATTTCTTGTAATCCAGCCGCAGGCCCAGATCCTGCAACTGCCCCAGCTACAGCTCCTGCAACTGCCCCAGCTACAGATCCTGCAACAGTCCCAGCTGCAACTCCAGTTCCAGAACTAGCCCTGGATCCATTCCCTGACCCAGACATAGTTCCTACCTCTCCTGGAAATCTCACTGAAG GTGATGTATCTTCGATGGCTAACAATGTCTCCGGCAACAGCTGGTTCTCTATAGCCACCACCAATGTCACAACATGGATGTCTCAAGCAAAGGGAACTATTCGGGGTAAATTTGTCCCCGAGGAAGTTGAATTCTCAGcttttcaagataaaattgTGTCAGAGTTAAGAGTTTTCACGTTTAAACAATTGAAGGAAGCAACCTTCAATTTTAGAAGTGATATGTTGCTGGGAAAGGGAGGGTTTGGCAGTGTCTACAAGGGTTTGCTCAACCAAAAGCTGCCGATTGAGGGTATTAGGAATCTTCGCATTGCTGTCAAGAAATTGGATTCAAACAGCAAGCAAGGACTTCGACAGTGGCAG GCTGAAGGAGATAAAGAGTTGCTTATTGTCTATGAATTCATGGAGAAAGGCAGTTTAAATTACCATTTGTTTGGGA AGCGCTCAGACCGGGTACTTCCTTGGGAAACAAGGGTAGAGATTGCTACAGGAATGGCTCAAGCCTTGTCTTATTTGCATACAATGGAGAGGCCAGTAATTTTCAGAGACTTCAAGACCTCAAATATTTTGCTTAATGAG TCCTATATTCCAAAGTTGTCAGATTTTGGCTTAGCAAAATGGGGACCCAATGATGGCAGTCAATATGTAACAGGAAATGTTTTGGGCACTCGTGGTTATGTTGGTCCTGAATACAAGACTGGAG GAAGACTGTATGTGAAGAGCGATGTGTACAGTTTCGGAGTAGTTTTGGTCGAGATGCTGACAGGATTACGGGCAATTGATAAAAATCGCCCACCTGAGAAACAAAATCTGCGGGAATGGACTTTGCCAATTCTATCAGATAGAACAAAGTTGAGACATATAATGGATCCCAGGTTGCAGGGGAAGTATGCAACCAAACAAGCTCCAGAAGTGGCTAAGCTTGCTCTGAGATGCCTTAACCCAGTTCCTATGTTCCGGCCATCAATGAAGGAAGTTGCCGATACATTAGAAGGATTAAACCTCCATACCTCACATCAGAACAAagacatttaa
- the LOC7485487 gene encoding probable serine/threonine-protein kinase PIX13 isoform X1 → MGICCSCISCNPAAGPDPATAPATAPATAPATDPATVPAATPVPELALDPFPDPDIVPTSPGNLTEGDVSSMANNVSGNSWFSIATTNVTTWMSQAKGTIRGKFVPEEVEFSAFQDKIVSELRVFTFKQLKEATFNFRSDMLLGKGGFGSVYKGLLNQKLPIEGIRNLRIAVKKLDSNSKQGLRQWQTEVGFLARVSHPNIVELLGYCQAEGDKELLIVYEFMEKGSLNYHLFGKRSDRVLPWETRVEIATGMAQALSYLHTMERPVIFRDFKTSNILLNESYIPKLSDFGLAKWGPNDGSQYVTGNVLGTRGYVGPEYKTGGRLYVKSDVYSFGVVLVEMLTGLRAIDKNRPPEKQNLREWTLPILSDRTKLRHIMDPRLQGKYATKQAPEVAKLALRCLNPVPMFRPSMKEVADTLEGLNLHTSHQNKDI, encoded by the exons ATGGGAATTTGCTGCAGTTGCATTTCTTGTAATCCAGCCGCAGGCCCAGATCCTGCAACTGCCCCAGCTACAGCTCCTGCAACTGCCCCAGCTACAGATCCTGCAACAGTCCCAGCTGCAACTCCAGTTCCAGAACTAGCCCTGGATCCATTCCCTGACCCAGACATAGTTCCTACCTCTCCTGGAAATCTCACTGAAG GTGATGTATCTTCGATGGCTAACAATGTCTCCGGCAACAGCTGGTTCTCTATAGCCACCACCAATGTCACAACATGGATGTCTCAAGCAAAGGGAACTATTCGGGGTAAATTTGTCCCCGAGGAAGTTGAATTCTCAGcttttcaagataaaattgTGTCAGAGTTAAGAGTTTTCACGTTTAAACAATTGAAGGAAGCAACCTTCAATTTTAGAAGTGATATGTTGCTGGGAAAGGGAGGGTTTGGCAGTGTCTACAAGGGTTTGCTCAACCAAAAGCTGCCGATTGAGGGTATTAGGAATCTTCGCATTGCTGTCAAGAAATTGGATTCAAACAGCAAGCAAGGACTTCGACAGTGGCAG ACGGAGGTCGGTTTCTTAGCAAGGGTTTCTCATCCTAACATTGTAGAGCTGCTAGGATACTGTCAGGCTGAAGGAGATAAAGAGTTGCTTATTGTCTATGAATTCATGGAGAAAGGCAGTTTAAATTACCATTTGTTTGGGA AGCGCTCAGACCGGGTACTTCCTTGGGAAACAAGGGTAGAGATTGCTACAGGAATGGCTCAAGCCTTGTCTTATTTGCATACAATGGAGAGGCCAGTAATTTTCAGAGACTTCAAGACCTCAAATATTTTGCTTAATGAG TCCTATATTCCAAAGTTGTCAGATTTTGGCTTAGCAAAATGGGGACCCAATGATGGCAGTCAATATGTAACAGGAAATGTTTTGGGCACTCGTGGTTATGTTGGTCCTGAATACAAGACTGGAG GAAGACTGTATGTGAAGAGCGATGTGTACAGTTTCGGAGTAGTTTTGGTCGAGATGCTGACAGGATTACGGGCAATTGATAAAAATCGCCCACCTGAGAAACAAAATCTGCGGGAATGGACTTTGCCAATTCTATCAGATAGAACAAAGTTGAGACATATAATGGATCCCAGGTTGCAGGGGAAGTATGCAACCAAACAAGCTCCAGAAGTGGCTAAGCTTGCTCTGAGATGCCTTAACCCAGTTCCTATGTTCCGGCCATCAATGAAGGAAGTTGCCGATACATTAGAAGGATTAAACCTCCATACCTCACATCAGAACAAagacatttaa